The Petrotoga sibirica DSM 13575 genome contains a region encoding:
- a CDS encoding SPFH domain-containing protein codes for MLVILIIVVLFLIFIVAMSLKIIRPYEKGLIERLGKFHREVDSGLNFIMPFIERITKVDLREMVIDVPPQEVITRDNVIVTVDAIIYYEVTDAYRVVYNVGDFTSAAVKLAQTNLRNVIGELELDQTLTSRERINTKLREVLDEATDKWGVRITRVEIKKIDPPQDIMDAMSKQMKAERMKRAVILEAEGYKQSQITRAEGDRNAAILKAEGEAEAVKKKADAQKYKLSIEADGEAEAILKVFDSIHKGNPTKDLITIRYFEALKAISDGKSTKVFMPYEISGILSSVAAMADISRNDINSESNPENKE; via the coding sequence ATGTTGGTAATATTGATAATAGTGGTTCTATTTTTGATCTTTATCGTAGCAATGAGTTTGAAAATTATACGTCCTTACGAAAAAGGTTTGATAGAAAGATTAGGGAAGTTTCATAGAGAGGTTGATTCTGGGTTGAATTTTATCATGCCTTTCATAGAAAGAATAACTAAAGTAGATTTAAGAGAAATGGTAATCGACGTTCCACCTCAAGAGGTTATCACTAGGGATAACGTCATAGTTACCGTTGATGCCATTATATATTACGAGGTAACTGACGCTTATAGAGTAGTCTACAACGTTGGAGATTTTACCTCTGCCGCTGTTAAATTAGCTCAAACAAATTTAAGGAACGTAATCGGTGAATTAGAATTAGACCAAACATTAACCTCTAGAGAGAGAATCAACACAAAACTCAGAGAAGTATTAGATGAAGCCACTGATAAATGGGGAGTAAGAATCACAAGAGTAGAGATTAAGAAGATCGATCCTCCTCAAGACATTATGGATGCAATGAGCAAACAAATGAAAGCCGAAAGAATGAAAAGAGCTGTAATCTTAGAGGCTGAAGGGTACAAACAGTCACAAATTACCAGAGCAGAAGGAGACAGAAATGCCGCAATATTAAAAGCAGAGGGTGAAGCGGAAGCCGTCAAGAAAAAAGCAGACGCCCAAAAGTATAAATTAAGTATCGAAGCCGATGGAGAAGCTGAAGCAATTCTTAAAGTTTTCGACTCAATCCATAAGGGTAATCCTACAAAAGATTTGATAACAATAAGATATTTTGAGGCATTAAAAGCAATCTCAGATGGAAAATCAACAAAGGTCTTTATGCCTTATGAAATTTCAGGAATATTGAGTTCTGTAGCTGCTATGGCGGATATTTCAAGAAACGATATAAACTCTGAAAGTAATCCAGAAAATAAAGAATAA
- a CDS encoding NfeD family protein, whose translation MGQWGVWVIFAIIFAIAEAILPSFFFLWFAIGAGVAAVASLFISSVVLNLLIFLIVSFLLWISTKKIVKNLYKGSSTIKPYQDQFVGMNGKVSKIDEEGRIIVKIKGDEWRAYPEDEETYFNVGDDVVITKKSANFVYIKKIKAPEDNQKKDIEE comes from the coding sequence ATGGGTCAATGGGGTGTGTGGGTTATCTTTGCAATAATTTTTGCGATTGCTGAAGCCATACTACCATCTTTTTTCTTTCTATGGTTCGCCATAGGAGCTGGAGTAGCAGCTGTTGCTTCTTTATTTATTTCATCGGTTGTTTTAAATTTGTTAATATTCTTAATCGTTTCTTTTTTGCTGTGGATCTCAACGAAAAAAATCGTAAAAAATTTGTACAAAGGTTCTTCTACTATCAAACCTTATCAAGATCAATTTGTTGGTATGAACGGCAAGGTGAGTAAGATTGATGAGGAAGGTAGAATCATCGTTAAAATAAAGGGAGACGAATGGAGAGCGTATCCGGAAGATGAAGAAACCTATTTTAATGTGGGGGATGATGTTGTAATAACAAAAAAAAGCGCTAATTTTGTGTACATAAAAAAAATTAAAGCCCCTGAAGATAATCAAAAAAAAGATATCGAAGAGTAA
- a CDS encoding MBL fold metallo-hydrolase, which yields MEFLIRSKALYTTWVFYKPDRILFDAGEGVSAELGNKIYGIEKILLTHSHVDHIAGLWGIVNTRNNAMGNRNKKLEIYYPKGSENIDEYLKFIGKMNKRLRYKIDFREITLSDMIPLNNKRFIKPFKTRHTPGEVSFGYQILEQRKRLKEEYRELKESEIKDLIINKKEDILENYIANILTISGDSLPIPPNFAKDCATLVHECTFFDEKDRKIRNHTSLSELKNLINISKPKRIIIYHVSSRYNSKIKLAKEELNNEFPNIQINIVHPEKVFKI from the coding sequence TTGGAGTTTTTGATAAGATCAAAGGCATTATATACGACATGGGTTTTTTATAAGCCAGATAGAATACTTTTCGATGCTGGCGAGGGGGTTAGTGCAGAGTTAGGGAACAAAATATATGGAATCGAGAAGATTCTTTTAACGCACTCCCACGTAGATCATATAGCTGGATTGTGGGGAATCGTTAACACTCGTAATAACGCTATGGGAAACAGAAACAAAAAACTAGAAATTTACTATCCAAAGGGATCAGAGAATATTGATGAATATTTAAAATTTATAGGTAAAATGAATAAAAGATTAAGATACAAAATAGATTTTAGGGAAATAACGTTATCCGACATGATCCCTCTTAACAACAAAAGATTTATAAAACCATTTAAAACAAGACACACCCCTGGGGAAGTCTCTTTTGGTTACCAAATTTTAGAACAAAGAAAAAGATTAAAAGAAGAGTACAGAGAACTAAAAGAGTCAGAAATAAAAGATTTAATAATTAATAAAAAAGAAGATATCTTAGAAAATTACATTGCCAATATATTGACTATAAGCGGAGATTCTCTACCTATTCCACCCAATTTCGCAAAAGATTGTGCGACCTTGGTTCATGAATGTACCTTTTTTGATGAAAAGGATAGAAAAATTAGAAACCATACCTCACTATCAGAATTAAAAAATTTAATAAACATCTCCAAGCCAAAGAGAATAATCATATACCATGTGTCAAGTAGGTACAACAGCAAAATTAAGTTAGCCAAAGAAGAATTAAATAATGAATTCCCAAATATACAAATAAATATCGTCCATCCAGAAAAAGTTTTTAAAATCTAA